One Hippoglossus stenolepis isolate QCI-W04-F060 chromosome 22, HSTE1.2, whole genome shotgun sequence DNA segment encodes these proteins:
- the spi2 gene encoding transcription factor Spi-C, translated as MTYLYQNSLQDAQSDLEVILEFLEEYYRQNSAENEDKVHHSEAAEERSAPVDEASYEQLWTYYHQTYTSAVPGTRRPSSPRPKHGSKKIRLFHFLFEMLEDPSMAHCVSWVPAAAGVFRFSSKNKNQVAVLWGQRKGNKRPMTYQKMSRALRNYARSGEIFKVKKKLTYQFSLDTLMLLQRCRRGDV; from the exons ATGACTTATCTTTATCAGAATTCTTTGCAGGACGCTCAGTCTGATTTGGAGGTGATCTTAGAGTTCCTGGAGGAGTACTACCGACAGAACTCTGCAGAAAATG AGGACAAGGTGCACCACAGTGAGGCTGCGGAGGAAAGAAGTGCACCTGTGGATGAAGCATCGTATGAGCAGCTGTGGACGTACT ATCACCAAACCTACACCTCTGCCGTTCCTGGCACGCGACGCCCCTCCAGCCCTCGGCCAAAACACGGCA GTAAGAAGATCAgactctttcactttctcttcgAGATGCTGGAGGATCCCAGCATGGCCCACTGCGTGTCCTGGGTGCCAGCGGCTGCCGGCGTCTTCCGGTTCTCCTCCAAGAACAAGAACCAGGTAGCGGTGCTGTGGGGCCAGAGGAAGGGCAACAAGAGGCCCATGACGTACCAGAAGATGTCCCGGGCCCTCAGGAACTACGCCCGGTCCGGAGAGATCTTCAAGGTGAAGAAGAAGCTCACCTACCAGTTCAGCCTGGACACCCTGATGTTACTGCAGAGGTGTCGCCGAGGAGATGTGTGA